The Meiothermus ruber DSM 1279 genome includes the window AGCCCCATCTCCTGCACCACCTGCGCCACCCAGCGCTGGATGCGCGCGTCGGTCAGGTGGGACTGGTTATCATCGTCCAAAGCCAGGCCAACGAAGTATTGGCCGCGCTGGCCTCTGGATTTGAAATGCTCATACCCTTCAACCGGCCAAAAGCCCACCAGCTCGGCCCCGCGCTCCTCGAGCGTATCGGCCAGTATGCCCAGCGCGTCCTGGAAGCTATCGCCGTAGCCAAGCTGGTCGCCGGTGCCGAAAAGCGCGACCTGCTTACCCCGGAAATCCAGGCGCTCGAGCTGAGCCCACTGGGCCTGCCAGTCATCCTGCAGCTCACCGATGTTCCAGGTAGAACATCCCAGCAGCAGCTTGTCGTAGGCTACCAGCTCCTCCACCTTGCTATGGGCGATGTCCTTCAGGTCGTGCTCGAGGCCCATCTGCCCCAGGTAAAAACTTATCTTTTCCGCCGCCGCAGCAGTATTGCCGTAGGTGGAACCGTAAAAAATGGCGATTTTCATCTGACTTTCCCACCTCTCAGTTGGTCATGCGCCAAGCCGCTTCCGCCTGAGCCATCGGAGGGGATTGACGCAAGCGCTGCCGGGCCACAAAGCAAAGGTGCCGAAGTTCGGCCCACTCGAGCGGCTCCAATCGAAGGCCGACATTCCCCACCCACAACCGGGTGGTACGGGCCTGTGGGCTGGCCTCGAGGAAGCCGTCCTGCCTGGGCTCCGACAGGGTGCGGTTGGAGCCCAGGAAGTCCTCGAGGCGGGCGAAATCCTTGGGGGCTAGGTGTAGGGTGAGGTTATCCCAGGCCAGATGAATGATGCCGTCGCAGCAGTTGCAATAGCCGACAAAGCGGTACTCTGAAAGCTTTGCGATGATCCGGGTGTGGTTGCACATAGCTCACCTACGCAACATAGCAGTGATGACCGCATTCACCAGGGTCTCGGCCGAGAGAGGGCCGCCAAAGGTCCAGGTCTGACCCGAAAGCCGGTAAGCCCGGTTATTCTTGACAGGTTCCAGGTTCTTCCACAACGGCTCCACACTGGGGTTTAAAAAGACATTGTCATCGTCTTGCACGATGTAGAAGAAGTTATCGGCCCTAATGGAGGCCAGACCTTCCAACCCCAACGTGCTGTAGCCATACAGTTGGGGGCGATCCGACCAGGCGTTTTTCAAACCTATGCGCTCGAGAATTTCAGAGGCAATGCTGTTGCGGGTAAAAAGCCGCATGGTGCCCACGTTCTGGCTGGTAAAAGCCTGTACCAGGACAAAACTCTCACCGCTGCGCTTGGCCTGTTGCAGGAGCTGCCGGGCCTGGGCAAAGCGGGCTTCCATCTGAACCCGCACCCGGCGGCCCTGATCGCCCTTGCCCACCAGCTCTGCTACGGTCTGGAAATCCTGCAAGACGCGCGCAAACTGGCTGCTGCCATCCTCTGGGAACGGGTTAAAAGCAATGGTAGGCGCGATTTGGGAGAGCCGGCCATAGGTCTGGGTGATCCGAAAGCTGGGTGCCAGAATCAGGTCGGGCTTGATGGCCGCAATTCGCTCGAGGCTGGGCTGCTGGCGCGTACCCACATCCGGCACACTGCGGTCGAGCGCAACCGGGATCTTGACCCATTCGTGGTAGCCGCGAATATCAGCCATGCCCGCTGGCTGTAGCCCCAGCGCCAGCAGGTATTCGGCGTAGGTCCATTCCAGGGCCACCACCCGTTTGGGGGTACCCACCACACAGGTCTCACCCAACGCATGTTGGACAAGCCGACCTGTGCAAGCCTGGGCAGCAGTCAGCGAGGCCAGAATAAACAGAAACCCGGAAATTAATCGCTTCATACAGCCTCCTTACAAACTAGGGGGTTCTCAACAAGAACCGTTCCAGGTCATCCAGCACCTGGCTGGCTGCCAGCGGCCCTATGCCCAGATACCAGTGGTCGTCCTCAACCCGTATAGCCCGCCCACGCTGCACCGCGGATAAACGGCGCCATAGGGGATGGTTTAGCACCGCGTTCAGCTCAGTTTGGTTGGGATCCCCATAGGCGGCGTAAAAGATGTAGTCGGCATCCATATCGGCGATGCGTTCTTGAGAGATAAACTCGGCGAACTTGTCGCTGTCCTGGCTCTTGGGCCTGGGCAAACCTATATCCGCCAGGATGGTGCCGATGAAGTTGGCCTTGCAGTACAGGCGAATCTGGCCCGGAACGAAACGTACCATGCTCACGCTTGGCAGGTGCCCACGACCCCCCAGGCGGTTGCGCAACTGGGTGACCCGCCGCTGGTACTGGGCCAGCAACACCTTGGCCTGGGTGCTTCGTCCCAGGGCTTCTCCCACCAGAAGCAAGTTCTCCTTCCAAACCACCCCCACCGTCTCGGCCATTACAGTAGGGGCGATGCGCGAAAGCTGCGGATAAATCTGACCGTGCCGCAGCTTGTTACTGAGAATAAGGTCGGGCTTTAGGGCCAGTATTTTCTCCAAATTAGGCTGCTGGATGGTGCCCACCGACTGAATCCCCTCGGTTAGGCTCAGCAAGTAGCCTTGAAATGGCTGGCCCGGCGCGGTGACCGCCCCAACCGGTTTAACGCCAAGGGCCAGCGCGCTGTCGAGTTCGCCGGTGTCCAGCACCACAACCCGCTGGGCTACCTTGGGCACGCAGGTTTCGCCCATTGCGTGCTGAATTAACCGGCCCTGGCAGGTCTGTCCCAGCGCTGTTGTGGCCAGGCTCGCCACAAAAAGTAGCACCCAGGCTCTTTTCATACGGTTTCCTCTACCAGGCTTTTTAGATGCCTGAGCATGGCTTGACAGATCTTTTGATTGCCGCGCTCCAGGTTCTCGAGGGTGTATCTGGCGTAATGCGGGGTTTCCATCGAGCAGCGCACCTCGGTATGGCCGTCCACCTCCCGCAAGGTAAACAAGAAATCCCTTGTGGCAAAGCTCAGCCCAAATACCTCAGGCGGCTGTAGGCGGGTGAGCCTACCGGGAAAGCGTGGGTGCTTGGGAAAGCTAAAGTAGAGCTCAGCCCCCTCGCATAAAGAACCCTCGAGGCGCAGGAGGGTGTTTTTGATCCAACGTGGGGCCAGCTCAAAATCGGTCAGAACAGCCCAAACCCGGTCGCGCCGAGAGGCGATCACCAGACTGCTTTCGACGTGAACGGAAGCCATCGCTAGCGTACCTTCTCCAGGATCAGCCGGGTCAGGTCGTTGGAGTTGCGCAAGCTCACCAGCGGTCCGCTGTAGGGGCTATAGGCCTCGGGAAGGTAAAGAATGCTCTGGTCTTTCAAGCGTTTGCCCACAGGGCTTTCAAAAAACGCTTTGGAGCCGTCGTACTGACCACCCGGAGGAAACACCACCACCAGGGTCTCTTTATCTAAGGAGAGCAGGGCCTCATCGCTGATAGGGGCTCCAACGTTGAGGGTGATCTTGTCCGGGGTAAAGCCATCCTTGAAACCCAGCTCGCGCAGGTCTGGCATCAGCCGCACCCCGGTGTAAATCCAGTTGGCCCCGCCCGCAAAAGGCGCGATAACCACCACCTTGGGGTACTTCTGGAAGACACCAGCAGCCCTCAGCCGGGCGGCGTTGCGCCGGTTGTTCACCGCCACCTGCTCGATAATCGCCTCGGCCTGGGCGGTGCGGCCAAAAATCCGCCCCAGATCGCGCAGCCCCCGCTGCCAGAACCCCTCGCCCCCCTCCTGGTAGCCGATAGTGGGCGCGATGGCCGAGAGCTTGTCGTAGTGTTGGTTGCCCTGCCAGGTCAGGCGTACGATGAGATCGGGTTTCAAAGCCAGAATGGTCTCGAGGTTCGGCTGGATCCAGCTACCCACATACACCGGGTTGTTCAGGCGGGCACGGGCCAAAAACCCCTTCCTCAGAACCTCTGGCTTTACCCGCCCGGCCTCGACGTCGGCGGGTGTAAGGTAGGCGCTGCCTAGGCCCACAATTCGGTCGGAAACGCCCAGCGCCGTCAGCCAACCCAGGGCTTCTTCATCCAAAACCACCACGCGCTGTGGGGTTTTATTTAGAGTCACGCTGCCTTCGTCGTGCTTGATGGTTAGGGGAAAGGTACCCTGGGCCAGCGCCACAAACAGAAGACCAAAAAGTGCTACCAAGACTGCTTTTTTCACTGTCTGCTCCTCTTCGCAAGCGCATCTGTGCTGCGCTCGAGCGGCATTCGCAAAGGGAAGTCTATTGGGTGTTGCTTTATAAAGTCAAGTATTCCACTCGGATTTATCGGCCTTACTCCAGACCAGGCGCCGTATTAGCTCAGTCTGCAACCCACACAAGGCCCTAAGCCGACGTCGTATCCAGCCTGCGCTGATAGGCTTCGGGATCCCAGGGAACACGGGTTCGCTTTACGGTTGGATCGGGGATGGGCACCGCCGAGAGCAGGGCTTTGGTGTAATCGTCCTGCGGGTTGCGGTAGATGGTGTGGGCATCGGCCAGCTCTACCAGACGCCCCCTGTACATAACCGCCACCCGATCCGAGATGCTCTCCACTACAGCCAGGTCGTGTGAGATGAAAAGCAGGGTTAGCCCCAGGGTTTTCTTTAGTTCCCTGATGAGATCGAGAATCTCAGCTCGAATGGAGACATCCAGCGCAGACACGCACTCATCGGCCACAATAAAGTCGGGGTTGAGCGCCAGGGCTCGAGCAATACCGATGCGCTGGCGTTGCCCACCAGAAAACTCGTGTGGGTAACGGCGGGCCATATCGGGGTTGAGCTGCACCATCTCCAGCAGTTCGGCCACCCGCTGGTTACGCGCTGCGGCTGTTTTGTGGGTGTTGTGAATTAGCAAAGGCTCGGCCAGGATATCCCCCACGGTCATGCGCGGGTTGAGGCTGGCGAAGGGATCCTGGAAGATTATCTGTAGCCGCCGGCGCAGCGGCCGAAGTTCGTGTTTGGGCAGATGGGTGATGTCCTGTCCATCAAATATGATGCGGCCGCCCGTGGGTTCAATCAGCCGCAGGATGCACCGGCCTACCGTGGTTTTACCGGAGCCGCTTTCGCCTACCAGTCCCAACACCTCTCCCTTGTGTATTTTCAGACTCACGTCGGACACAGCCTTTACATAGCCCTGAACACGGTTTAGAAGACCACCCCGCAGCGGGAACCACTTTTGCAGGCGCTCAATTTCCAGCAGCACAGGTGGCTCTTCCGGTTTGGGCGGGGCCGGTTTAGCCATATCAATGCGCGGGACAGAAGCGATAAGACGCTGGGTGTAGGCTTCCTTAGGAGCTGCAAAAATCTCTCTAACCCCCCCCTCCTCCACCTTGACCCCGTGCTGCATGACCACCACCCGATCGGCCATCTCGGCCACCACCCCGAGGTCGTGGGTGATAAAGAGCACACTGGTCTGAATCTCCGACTTAAGCTTGTTGATCAGCTCCAGAATCTGGGCCTGAATAATCACGTCCAGGGCGGTAGTGGGCTCGTCGGCAATCAGCAGGCTGGGCTTGCAGGAAAGCGCCATGGCGATCATAACCCGCTGTCGCATGCCCCCAGACATCTGGTGGGGATAATCTGCGAATCGCCGGTGTGGATCGGGAATTTCCACCAGGTTGAGCATCTCTATAGCCAGGGCCTTGGCCTCCTGGCGGCTTTTTCCTTGATGGAGCCGGATGGCCTCCACAATCTGTTCACCCACGGTGTAGACCGGGTTTAGCGAGGTCATCGGTTCCTGAAAAATCATGGCGATGTCGTTGCCGCGGATCCGGCGCATCTGCGCCTCCGTCAGACCGATTAGATCCTTTGGCTGCCCATCCTTGCCCCGAAACCAGACCTGGCCGGATACAATCCGCCCCGGCGGGCTGGGTATGAGCCGCATAATGGCTAAACTGGTTACACTTTTACCCGACCCCGACTCCCCAACCACCGCCAGCGTCTCGCCTTTATCGATGTGAAAGGACAGGTCGCGCACGGCCTGAATCACCCCGTTATCGGTGGTGAACTCAACTGTTAGCTGGTTGACTTCCAGTATTCGATCCTGTTTCATGCAGCTCCTTTCAGCGTCCCAACAGCAAGCGGGCAATTTTTTCCGCCCTGCGCAGGTCGGTGATGGGGCCCCCTTGGGGTTCTTGAAGATCCAGCTCGTAGCGGTACAAGGGCACCTGTGTTGTTTTGAGTACGCGCTCGCTGGTTAATTCCGGATACCGGCCATCGGGGGTTTTGGCTCGTATGTACAGCACAAAGTCGGTATTGCTTCGGCTTATGGTAGCCAGGGCCTCCGGCGAGACCGGCTGGTACGAACCGTCTTTGATCTCCACACCCGGTACGTTGGCCAGGCGAAAACCCAGTCGGGCCAACGCGATGGAGTAGTTAAACTTTGGACCAAACACCCCGGTAAACTGCTCGTTGTACAGGAAAAGCGAGGTAACGCGGGGGTTCTTAGCCACAAAAGGAGCCAGCCGCCCACGCCAAACCCGCATCTGGGCATCGTAATCGCGCAGAACTTTCTGAGCCTGCTGGGTTTGATTGAGGGCTCTTGCCGTTTCTAAAAAAGCCGTACGCCACCCTGTAACTGGATCGCGGTTAAACTCCCAAGCCAGCACCGGGGCTATTTTCTTCAAGCCCTCTATGGCCTCCGAGGTTCCCCAGACCAGTATTAGGTCGGGCTTGAGCGAGAGCACGGCCTCTAGCGAGGGTTGCATGGAGTTGCCCACATAGATGGCTGGGCCAAGCTGGCTGGGCGAGTAGTAAGTAAGGCCGCTGACCACTTCGCCCAGCCGGGCGGCCTGTATTCGGCTAGAACCATAGCCAACCGGCTTTACTCCCAGCGGTATCAAGAGTTCTAATAACTCCTCTCCCAGGGCCACCACACGCTCGGGCTTTTTTGCGATTGTGGTTTCGCCCGCATCGTGTCGGATGGTCAGCGGGTAGGCGGTCTGAGCGCCGGCGAGCAGGCTCCAGCAAAAAGCTACGATCATCAGGTTCCGTATCATCGTTCTCCTTTCTCATCCCCAAGAACGGGCTCGAGGATGGGGTCACCCAGAAGGTAAATGGCCACGCCCTGGGTCTGGGCTCGATCCAGCCCGCCCTCGAGCGGATGCCGGGTGCGCAAGATAAGCGTTTGCAAACC containing:
- a CDS encoding flavodoxin, producing the protein MKIAIFYGSTYGNTAAAAEKISFYLGQMGLEHDLKDIAHSKVEELVAYDKLLLGCSTWNIGELQDDWQAQWAQLERLDFRGKQVALFGTGDQLGYGDSFQDALGILADTLEERGAELVGFWPVEGYEHFKSRGQRGQYFVGLALDDDNQSHLTDARIQRWVAQVVQEMGLVAEVSG
- a CDS encoding ABC transporter substrate-binding protein, which translates into the protein MKRLISGFLFILASLTAAQACTGRLVQHALGETCVVGTPKRVVALEWTYAEYLLALGLQPAGMADIRGYHEWVKIPVALDRSVPDVGTRQQPSLERIAAIKPDLILAPSFRITQTYGRLSQIAPTIAFNPFPEDGSSQFARVLQDFQTVAELVGKGDQGRRVRVQMEARFAQARQLLQQAKRSGESFVLVQAFTSQNVGTMRLFTRNSIASEILERIGLKNAWSDRPQLYGYSTLGLEGLASIRADNFFYIVQDDDNVFLNPSVEPLWKNLEPVKNNRAYRLSGQTWTFGGPLSAETLVNAVITAMLRR
- a CDS encoding ABC transporter substrate-binding protein, which produces MKRAWVLLFVASLATTALGQTCQGRLIQHAMGETCVPKVAQRVVVLDTGELDSALALGVKPVGAVTAPGQPFQGYLLSLTEGIQSVGTIQQPNLEKILALKPDLILSNKLRHGQIYPQLSRIAPTVMAETVGVVWKENLLLVGEALGRSTQAKVLLAQYQRRVTQLRNRLGGRGHLPSVSMVRFVPGQIRLYCKANFIGTILADIGLPRPKSQDSDKFAEFISQERIADMDADYIFYAAYGDPNQTELNAVLNHPLWRRLSAVQRGRAIRVEDDHWYLGIGPLAASQVLDDLERFLLRTP
- a CDS encoding SRPBCC domain-containing protein, coding for MASVHVESSLVIASRRDRVWAVLTDFELAPRWIKNTLLRLEGSLCEGAELYFSFPKHPRFPGRLTRLQPPEVFGLSFATRDFLFTLREVDGHTEVRCSMETPHYARYTLENLERGNQKICQAMLRHLKSLVEETV
- a CDS encoding ABC transporter substrate-binding protein, which gives rise to MKKAVLVALFGLLFVALAQGTFPLTIKHDEGSVTLNKTPQRVVVLDEEALGWLTALGVSDRIVGLGSAYLTPADVEAGRVKPEVLRKGFLARARLNNPVYVGSWIQPNLETILALKPDLIVRLTWQGNQHYDKLSAIAPTIGYQEGGEGFWQRGLRDLGRIFGRTAQAEAIIEQVAVNNRRNAARLRAAGVFQKYPKVVVIAPFAGGANWIYTGVRLMPDLRELGFKDGFTPDKITLNVGAPISDEALLSLDKETLVVVFPPGGQYDGSKAFFESPVGKRLKDQSILYLPEAYSPYSGPLVSLRNSNDLTRLILEKVR
- a CDS encoding ABC transporter ATP-binding protein; protein product: MLLEIERLQKWFPLRGGLLNRVQGYVKAVSDVSLKIHKGEVLGLVGESGSGKTTVGRCILRLIEPTGGRIIFDGQDITHLPKHELRPLRRRLQIIFQDPFASLNPRMTVGDILAEPLLIHNTHKTAAARNQRVAELLEMVQLNPDMARRYPHEFSGGQRQRIGIARALALNPDFIVADECVSALDVSIRAEILDLIRELKKTLGLTLLFISHDLAVVESISDRVAVMYRGRLVELADAHTIYRNPQDDYTKALLSAVPIPDPTVKRTRVPWDPEAYQRRLDTTSA
- a CDS encoding ABC transporter substrate-binding protein — its product is MIRNLMIVAFCWSLLAGAQTAYPLTIRHDAGETTIAKKPERVVALGEELLELLIPLGVKPVGYGSSRIQAARLGEVVSGLTYYSPSQLGPAIYVGNSMQPSLEAVLSLKPDLILVWGTSEAIEGLKKIAPVLAWEFNRDPVTGWRTAFLETARALNQTQQAQKVLRDYDAQMRVWRGRLAPFVAKNPRVTSLFLYNEQFTGVFGPKFNYSIALARLGFRLANVPGVEIKDGSYQPVSPEALATISRSNTDFVLYIRAKTPDGRYPELTSERVLKTTQVPLYRYELDLQEPQGGPITDLRRAEKIARLLLGR